TCATTTGAATGGCCACCACAACTAGCACAAACAGATTGATATACGATCCCATTTTTGTCAAAACGACTCGTACCTCCATCTACATGATCAGTACTGGCATAGCCACCAAAATACGTAGCATAAAGCAAACTTTGGATATCTCGTGAAAATACGATTAGGTAAAAATCAGATCCATCCGTAGTTTTTTGAAATGCATCCTGGGTATGTGTGAGTCTATACATATTAGTACTCAATACCCGACTGCTAATATTTGTATTCCCTCCCCAACCTGAAAAATATACTCGCTCACAATAATCCACCAGAAATGCAGATGGAGACAGATCAGGATAAACACCACCTGTACCAAACACTGTGGAATAGATCAGGGAATCTAATCCTGGATTCAACTTTGAGATAAACTGTTTTCCTTTTGGTTCTGAATAAGTCACATTTTTAACCGGAAAGAAATCACTCTTTGTTTGCCCTGTTACATACACATTATCATTCAGATCAGTTTGCACAAAATAAACCTGATCGTATTTATTGGTTCCAAAATAAGTGGCTGCTTTTTTTTGCTTTAAATCTCCACTCATATGATAAATAAATCCATCAGCAGTACCGCCCTGAAAAGATGTCTGATACTTTCCTGTTGAAACTGGCAAGTTATTACTTTCTGTTCCACCACATACATAAACATCTCCAACACTATTTAAAGCAATTCCATAACCAGCATCATCTAATGTTCCTCCTAAAAATGTACTGGCAAGAACAGTATTTATCTTACTATTAAACTTAACCACACACGCATCTTGTCCTCCCCCACCAAATGTAGTTTGCATAGCTCCTGATGTGTAAGGAAAATCCGCAGACTTGGTTGTTGTAATTATATAAATATTATTGCTTGAATCTACAATCACCTCTCCCCTATAGCTATCTCCATAATTAAAACCAAGATTACTCTCATTATCCTTATTGGTTATGGGTAATATATAATATCCATTTAAGGCATCTGAGCTTGATCCACCGTGATAGGATGAAGCCAGCAGGGTGTCACCATTAATAGACAACTTAGCGACAAAAATATCGAAACTGTCGTTGTAAGTATCATCTGCATATGTATTTCCAATTGGAAAATCAGAAGATGATGTATTGCCAAAAACCACTAGGTTGTAATTGTGATCAACCACTAAACTATGAGGATCTTCATTTCCTTTACCGCCTAAATAAGTAGCATAAACAAGGCCTGTTCCATCAGGAAGATATTTTAAAATTCCAATATCTCTGGCAACACCAGACCCTGCAACTGTGCTTGCATGCCCTCCTTTAAAGCTTGTTTGATAGGCACCCAGCGTATAAGGAAAGTTCGGACCAAATACAGTTCCAGCAGAATAGGCATATCCTGAGTCATCGTATGTAGCTGTATAGCCAAAATTATCAGAATAAGAACCACTATAGGAAGCAAAAATAATTTTAGGATCAATAACTATTGGCAAATTAATATCAAATCCTTCTGGAAAGGAAAAACCAAGTACATTACTATTTAAGTCAAACTTACATGCAATAGGAATTTTCTGATCTGAATTCAATTGATAGACTTCTGGAATCGTTTCCATTATTTCAACAATGGATGTTTTTATTCTTAATTGATCCTTAATGATCTTAATTTTATCCTGACCTGTATATTTTATCCTTATTTCATCGGGATCACCAATATCTGAAACGAAGAAAGTATATTTAATATGATCAGCTTCTCCCTGAATTTCAAGATCTATTCCTTCGTAAATATCTTTAATTCGAATCCTGCAAAAGCCGTTTACATTGGAGGCCCATTTACTTTTATCATTTCCCAAATAATAATTATAGTGATAGGAAATTGGCTGAGATTGAATAATTTCAGGATTGGGATTTGCGCCTAGAAATTTCATTTCAACAGCATGAAAGTGTAATTCATCCAGGTTATGATGGTGATGTTGTTCATCTACTTCATCCGAATTGTAAAACAAATAGGTTAGACTGCTATTCCCAACATAGATTTTTCCACCTGAAATATCAGCTCTGTAAAGAATATGTTCGTCCCATTGATTCTTGTTTTCAATAAAATGAATGGCATCCTGCGCCAGTGCTTGTGCAGAAGTTATTGTCAGGAGCAAAACAACAAAGAGATATAGACGAATTTTCTCAGACATTTATTGATTAAACATGATTAACAAACTTACAAAAATCAAAACAGAAGAAAGTATTAAATATACACCACTATCATTGATTTTATTGACATCGCTACATTTTCATTAGTGTCGTTCAAGGAGATGATGTAACCTTTTAATCAATGCTAAATTGCTAATTTATTTCTGAATGAATAATTATAACTTTGCATTTCAAAAAAATATGCCATGCTGACTATTTCACAACTTGAGGAAAACACATCTGAGGTCATTCGACTTTTAGCTATTAAAAACATTGATGCAGAATCAAAAATTAAAGAAATACTTGCCTTAGATCAAGCAAGAAAATCTACCCAAAAAGAAAACAATGAGGTGCAGTCGGAATTAAATTCCTTGGCTAAAGAAATTGGTGTTTTGTTCAGAAACAAAGAAGTGGAAAAAGCAAATGAACTGAAACTTAAAACCTCCAGTTTAAAAGAAACTGCAAAAAAACTGCAAGATGACCAGTTGGCTATTCAAGATAAAATTCACAGTCTTATTATAGAATTACCAAATATCCCACATAATTCAGTGAAAGCAGGTTTGAATGAGGATGACAATGAATTATTAGAACAGCATGGTGAAGTTTTCGAGACAGATGCACTTCCACATTGGGAGATTGCCACAAAAGCCGGTATTATTGATTTTGAAACAGGGAACAAATTAACTGGTGCTGGTTTTC
This genomic window from Bacteroidota bacterium contains:
- a CDS encoding PKD domain-containing protein encodes the protein MSEKIRLYLFVVLLLTITSAQALAQDAIHFIENKNQWDEHILYRADISGGKIYVGNSSLTYLFYNSDEVDEQHHHHNLDELHFHAVEMKFLGANPNPEIIQSQPISYHYNYYLGNDKSKWASNVNGFCRIRIKDIYEGIDLEIQGEADHIKYTFFVSDIGDPDEIRIKYTGQDKIKIIKDQLRIKTSIVEIMETIPEVYQLNSDQKIPIACKFDLNSNVLGFSFPEGFDINLPIVIDPKIIFASYSGSYSDNFGYTATYDDSGYAYSAGTVFGPNFPYTLGAYQTSFKGGHASTVAGSGVARDIGILKYLPDGTGLVYATYLGGKGNEDPHSLVVDHNYNLVVFGNTSSSDFPIGNTYADDTYNDSFDIFVAKLSINGDTLLASSYHGGSSSDALNGYYILPITNKDNESNLGFNYGDSYRGEVIVDSSNNIYIITTTKSADFPYTSGAMQTTFGGGGQDACVVKFNSKINTVLASTFLGGTLDDAGYGIALNSVGDVYVCGGTESNNLPVSTGKYQTSFQGGTADGFIYHMSGDLKQKKAATYFGTNKYDQVYFVQTDLNDNVYVTGQTKSDFFPVKNVTYSEPKGKQFISKLNPGLDSLIYSTVFGTGGVYPDLSPSAFLVDYCERVYFSGWGGNTNISSRVLSTNMYRLTHTQDAFQKTTDGSDFYLIVFSRDIQSLLYATYFGGYASTDHVDGGTSRFDKNGIVYQSVCASCGGHSNDFPTFPSNAHSSTNNSTNCNNAIFKIDLDIPDLEAEFDLDTIFCLADSTSIINLTQGGRTYFWDFGIAGRTDDTSSLFQPKFQYSDTGTYLVTLYAANINSCDLHDTFSKEIYVYNQSNSDFKSKTLDCVNEFEFQGISQYGQFYSWDFGDTSSLINSSKLQTPQHVFSDTGYYNVTLYVDSGTVCQHITQKMIHVSALPKVDFDFEIDTCQGEAKFVNNSMYSAHYLWVYGDQDSSYNADSLHNHIYGSVDSYAVYLIAMPNTVCADTLIKSFKIITPAADAILEIDSCRFLVNFFNPSQYAYKASYWDFGDGSDLSFVDTVYNHAYSVADTYRIMLIANLGTLCLDTVYKTFILPELPKANFNFKHEQCSPEVNFYNQSDFAQTYNWDFGNGKTGNAVDSTLIKYDSSGKYFIQLIAISPQNCRDTLLDTLDILHLAKAKFDLHWDTCTNKVDIRNFSSKSGNYLWDYGDGNSGSDTNWFFSHQFDTVGIYLDTSRQYMVQLIVNDPPCSDTAYQQIVIHVPPKIDFLVDYDSCSPLAKFTSYSQGAKNYHWSFGDGDSSTNENIVHEYAEAGDYQVTFIINQNEICTDSIVQKISVNRYQPNEIIWPNIMTPNHDNLNDKFIIEGLNFNCDYYEVFIYNRWGQLLFYAENEDIYWDGTVDGVEVADGTYYFILKSNYIDLAGTITLLRK